A part of Botrytis cinerea B05.10 chromosome 2, complete sequence genomic DNA contains:
- the Bccys3 gene encoding Bccys3, with amino-acid sequence MTVPSFDHPIETPPRAPSPVHRFGTLAVHAGSPHDPVTGAVIEAISLSTTFAQTAVGKPVGAYEYSRSSNPNRDNFEKAVAALEHAKYALAFSSGSATTATILQSLAAGSHVISVSDVYGGTHRYFTQVAKAHGVKVTFTPEIEVDVVDHITPETKLIWIETPSNPTLRLVDIRAVATAAHEHGIMVVVDNTFMSPYVQQPLDHGADIVVHSVTKYINGHSDVVMGVAAFNSDAMKERLGFLQNAIGCIPSAFDSWLAHRGLKTLHLRAREATVNATLVAKTLEASPHVIAVNYPGLDSHPHRKIALKQHRDGMGGGMLSFRIKGGSAAAEKFCQMTSIFTLAESLGGVESLVEVPSSMTHAGIPKAHREAIGVYDDLVRISCGVEDAEDLKADVLQALEKAVVWPKISNGLQSHAS; translated from the coding sequence ATGACTGTCCCAAGCTTCGATCACCCTATTGAAACTCCTCCACGAGCTCCTTCTCCAGTTCATCGATTTGGTACTCTAGCAGTCCATGCTGGTTCCCCTCATGATCCTGTCACCGGTGCCGTCATCGAAGCCATCTCCCTCTCTACAACCTTTGCACAAACCGCCGTCGGCAAACCTGTAGGCGCATACGAATACAGCAGAAGCTCCAACCCCAATCGTGACAACTTTGAAAAGGCTGTCGCAGCTCTCGAACACGCCAAATATGCGCTAGCTTTCTCCTCTGGCTCTGCTACCACTGCCACTATTTTGCAGTCTTTGGCCGCCGGCTCGCATGTTATTTCAGTCTCGGACGTTTATGGTGGAACCCACAGATATTTCACACAGGTTGCTAAAGCTCATGGCGTGAAGGTTACATTTACACCAGAGATTGAGGTCGACGTTGTGGATCATATCACACCCGAGACAAAACTCATCTGGATTGAAACACCCAGTAACCCAACTTTGCGACTTGTGGATATCAGAGCCGTAGCTACAGCAGCACACGAACATGGCATTATGGTTGTAGTTGACAACACCTTCATGAGTCCATATGTCCAGCAACCATTGGACCACGGAGCTGACATCGTTGTTCACTCTGTTACTAAATACATCAATGGACACTCCGATGTCGTGATGGGAGTAGCCGCTTTCAACTCTGACGCTATGAAGGAAAGATTGGGATTTCTACAAAATGCCATTGGTTGCATCCCTTCGGCATTCGACAGTTGGCTTGCTCACCGTGGCTTGAAGACATTGCATCTTCGAGCCAGAGAAGCTACAGTTAATGCAACATTAGTAGCAAAGACATTGGAGGCCTCACCACACGTTATTGCTGTCAACTATCCTGGCTTAGACTCCCACCCACACCGAAAAATTGCTCTTAAGCAACACAGAGATGGTATGGGTGGTGGTATGCTTTCCTTCCGTATCAAAGGAGGTTCCGCTGCAGCAGAAAAGTTCTGTCAAATGACTAGCATCTTCACATTGGCAGAGAGTCTGGGAGGAGTTGAGAGTTTGGTTGAAGTTCCTAGCAGTATGACCCATGCTGGTATTCCCAAAGCTCACCGTGAGGCCATTGGTGTGTACGACGATTTAGTCCGTATCAGTTGCGGAGTTGAGGATGCAGAGGATCTGAAAGCGGATGTTCTGCAAGCCTTGGAGAAAGCTGTTGTTTGGCCTAAGATCTCTAACGGCTTACAAAGCCATGCTTCTTAA